A genomic segment from Paenibacillus sp. FSL K6-1096 encodes:
- a CDS encoding carbohydrate-binding protein, whose amino-acid sequence MYKKVSVRAVSLMSAFVLLLSVFFTALPNADAAARGAWAPNTAYAVNDTVTYGGGTYTCLQAHTSLTGWEPPNVPALWKSGSTTTPTPTPTTPPATNGVTFYADRDYGGKAVTLGIGNYVLSQLNAAGIPNDWMSSLKVPSGWTVEVYQNDNFGGTKWTYTSSSSWVGDSVNDKMSSVKIYTGSPPATGVTRPSEVPSQIWTYAMNVDNKFGKGGDFALLLSAVIKKESSFGAGLPGSPSAGDGLMQVEPNTRAAYAAQFSAKFGRTYNHSSEQDQIALGGLILDEKISRFGNIYNGLLHYNGGDNWYPGATDSYGRPILADQYANAVYATYKGYGGKN is encoded by the coding sequence TTGTATAAGAAAGTATCAGTCAGAGCTGTATCCCTAATGTCCGCGTTCGTATTACTACTCTCCGTGTTCTTCACCGCCTTACCGAATGCAGATGCAGCCGCAAGAGGAGCGTGGGCGCCGAACACGGCCTATGCGGTGAATGACACCGTAACGTATGGCGGAGGTACATATACCTGTCTGCAAGCGCATACGTCCCTGACCGGCTGGGAGCCGCCCAATGTTCCTGCACTATGGAAAAGCGGCAGCACCACCACACCCACACCAACGCCCACAACACCACCGGCAACGAACGGAGTCACCTTCTATGCAGACAGGGACTATGGCGGCAAGGCTGTCACGCTGGGAATAGGCAATTATGTGCTGTCTCAGTTGAACGCAGCAGGCATTCCGAATGACTGGATGTCCTCGCTCAAGGTGCCTAGCGGCTGGACAGTGGAGGTATATCAGAACGATAATTTCGGCGGCACGAAGTGGACCTATACCTCAAGCTCCTCCTGGGTCGGCGACAGTGTGAATGACAAGATGTCTTCGGTCAAAATCTACACCGGTTCACCGCCCGCAACCGGCGTCACCCGCCCCTCCGAGGTGCCCAGCCAGATCTGGACGTACGCCATGAATGTGGACAATAAATTCGGCAAAGGCGGAGATTTCGCACTACTACTGAGCGCGGTGATCAAGAAGGAGAGCAGCTTCGGAGCAGGTCTGCCGGGCAGCCCGTCCGCCGGTGACGGCTTGATGCAGGTTGAGCCGAACACACGGGCCGCCTATGCCGCCCAATTCAGCGCCAAATTTGGCCGCACGTATAATCACAGCAGCGAGCAGGATCAGATCGCTTTAGGCGGACTGATTCTCGATGAAAAGATCTCAAGGTTCGGCAACATCTACAACGGACTCTTACACTATAACGGCGGCGACAACTGGTATCCAGGCGCTACCGATTCCTACGGCCGCCCGATACTGGCGGATCAGTATGCCAATGCTGTATATGCAACGTATAAGGGGTACGGGGGCAAGAATTAA
- a CDS encoding SEC-C domain-containing protein has translation MTGRNDPCPCGSGKKYKQCCMLKQAEEQTLQAKGRRFFDRKFKLTKDLYAFLAQKHGGEWTFDHQKVLPFNFNLGYSIDGVGNMWAYFFRVYDNGMRGIEWFLEERGQRYSGEERRMLDNWAAMRPSCYQMVDHYEQGTVIEDIWTKERFKMPYNETMIKMPPWTVAIAMLEPFVEDFCIHGVTMWGHPDIAREIIARVGALQEEQAAASGQQSSPADILTSHYPELLELCQRINEKPRTRYPDHEAAHEATSQSMLPMLMEWIREEQAQSPGESAEALIRAREYWQYRSNPESSALNLLRVELGLPEGPFGDY, from the coding sequence ATGACAGGAAGAAATGACCCTTGTCCTTGCGGCAGCGGCAAAAAGTACAAGCAATGCTGTATGCTGAAGCAAGCGGAGGAGCAGACACTGCAGGCGAAGGGGCGGCGCTTTTTTGACCGGAAATTCAAATTGACGAAAGACCTTTATGCCTTTTTGGCTCAGAAGCATGGCGGGGAGTGGACTTTTGATCATCAAAAAGTTCTTCCTTTCAATTTTAATTTAGGATATTCCATAGACGGGGTCGGCAATATGTGGGCGTACTTCTTCCGTGTCTATGATAATGGGATGCGCGGCATTGAGTGGTTCCTGGAGGAGCGGGGCCAGCGTTATTCCGGGGAAGAACGGAGGATGCTGGACAACTGGGCAGCAATGAGACCTTCGTGCTATCAGATGGTGGACCATTATGAGCAGGGAACGGTCATTGAAGACATCTGGACCAAGGAAAGATTCAAGATGCCTTATAATGAAACGATGATAAAGATGCCGCCCTGGACAGTAGCAATCGCTATGCTTGAGCCGTTCGTGGAGGACTTTTGTATACATGGAGTGACGATGTGGGGACACCCTGATATAGCGCGGGAGATCATAGCACGAGTTGGGGCGTTGCAGGAGGAACAAGCTGCGGCTTCCGGGCAGCAGAGCTCACCAGCGGACATCTTGACCAGCCACTACCCCGAACTGCTCGAATTGTGCCAACGGATCAATGAGAAGCCGCGCACCCGGTATCCGGATCACGAAGCTGCTCATGAGGCTACGTCTCAGAGTATGCTGCCTATGCTAATGGAATGGATTCGTGAGGAACAAGCGCAGAGCCCCGGAGAAAGCGCCGAAGCTCTCATTCGGGCGAGAGAATATTGGCAATACCGGAGTAACCCGGAATCCTCGGCGTTGAATCTTCTGCGCGTAGAACTCGGATTACCCGAAGGTCCGTTTGGGGATTATTAA
- a CDS encoding RtcB family protein has translation MAYQNIDGVRVWGKPDDGALVQARMCAVSGNVVQTLLMADHHKGYSQPIGGVVVYDGQISPSGVGYDIACGNKAVRTRLKVDELRPRLFEVMDEIARRISFGVGRVNNERVDHALFDDPDWAVFKAVGSGVHDKLKALAQSQLGTVGSGNHFVDLLEETGDGRVWIANHFGSRGFGHKTASGFLNLAAGRDFLANAPGEKMDQPPVLLDLNSELGDMYYRAMKLAGRYAYAGRDYVIQQVLAILGTEADLAVHNHHNYAWKETHDGKEVIVVRKGATPSAPGQMGFIGGSMGDISVIVQGKDSAENREAYYSTVHGAGRIMSRTQAAGKMNWKTRTRSGGQITTAQMLDAVREFGVELRGAGTDESPFVYRKLQEVLDAHAETIEVLHVLKPVGVCMAGADEFDPYKD, from the coding sequence ATGGCTTATCAAAATATTGACGGTGTGCGTGTGTGGGGGAAGCCGGATGACGGCGCGCTGGTGCAGGCGCGGATGTGTGCGGTGAGCGGAAATGTGGTACAGACGCTGCTGATGGCGGATCATCATAAAGGCTACAGCCAGCCGATCGGCGGCGTGGTCGTCTACGATGGACAGATCTCCCCGTCGGGCGTGGGGTACGATATTGCCTGCGGGAACAAAGCGGTGCGGACCCGCTTGAAGGTCGATGAGCTGCGGCCGCGGCTCTTCGAAGTCATGGATGAGATTGCCCGCAGAATCTCCTTCGGCGTTGGCCGGGTCAATAATGAGCGGGTGGACCATGCGCTGTTCGACGACCCGGATTGGGCGGTGTTCAAGGCGGTGGGCAGCGGAGTGCATGATAAGCTTAAAGCCCTGGCCCAAAGCCAGCTCGGCACCGTCGGCAGCGGGAACCACTTCGTGGACCTGCTCGAAGAGACCGGAGACGGCCGGGTGTGGATCGCCAACCATTTCGGCAGCAGAGGGTTCGGGCATAAGACGGCGAGCGGGTTCCTTAATCTGGCGGCGGGCAGAGATTTTCTGGCGAATGCTCCGGGGGAGAAGATGGACCAGCCGCCTGTGCTGCTCGACTTGAACAGTGAGTTGGGCGATATGTATTACCGGGCGATGAAGCTGGCCGGGCGCTATGCTTATGCCGGGAGAGACTATGTCATCCAGCAGGTCTTGGCTATCCTGGGGACGGAAGCGGACCTTGCGGTGCACAACCATCATAACTATGCCTGGAAAGAGACGCATGACGGCAAGGAGGTCATCGTTGTCCGCAAAGGAGCTACGCCGTCCGCACCCGGCCAGATGGGCTTCATTGGCGGCAGCATGGGGGACATCTCCGTGATCGTTCAAGGCAAGGACAGTGCGGAGAACAGGGAGGCCTACTACAGCACTGTTCACGGAGCAGGCCGAATTATGAGCCGGACCCAAGCAGCGGGTAAAATGAACTGGAAGACCCGCACCCGCAGCGGCGGCCAGATCACAACAGCGCAAATGCTGGATGCGGTCCGGGAATTCGGCGTAGAGCTGCGCGGCGCGGGGACGGATGAGAGTCCTTTTGTCTACCGCAAGCTGCAAGAGGTGCTGGATGCCCACGCGGAGACCATTGAGGTCCTGCATGTCCTGAAGCCAGTGGGCGTATGTATGGCTGGCGCGGATGAGTTCGATCCGTATAAGGATTAA
- a CDS encoding ABC transporter permease subunit, translated as MKAGVEAVTAPGIQQKKRGILRRMYRQRYLQIMALLGVAWMIVFNYVPMYGIVIAFKNYDIIGSIANAPWAGLEHFREFFEDENLGYVIKNTLGISVLRLLIGFPLPILFAILLNEMRSIRFQKSVQTISYLPYFLSWVILGGILTTWLADVGIINQLLMKLHLIQEPVSFLAEPKYFWGIAVTSSIWKELGWSAIIYLAAISGISPELYEAAKIDGAGRLQRIRNITLPSIAGTVSILFILTVSGILNSNFDQIMVLRNSLNESASSVIDIYIYQTGLQNARFSYSTAVSLVKSVIALVLLLISNSVTKRINNTSLF; from the coding sequence ATGAAGGCGGGAGTGGAGGCTGTAACGGCCCCCGGTATACAACAGAAAAAACGGGGAATCCTGCGCAGAATGTATAGACAACGTTATCTGCAGATCATGGCCTTGCTTGGTGTGGCGTGGATGATCGTATTCAACTATGTACCTATGTATGGAATTGTCATCGCTTTCAAAAATTACGACATTATCGGTTCAATAGCAAATGCGCCTTGGGCGGGACTGGAGCATTTCCGGGAGTTCTTTGAAGATGAGAATCTGGGATATGTGATCAAGAATACACTGGGCATCAGTGTGCTGCGTCTATTGATCGGGTTTCCGCTGCCGATTCTATTCGCCATTCTGCTTAACGAGATGCGGTCCATCCGCTTCCAAAAAAGTGTTCAGACCATTTCGTATTTGCCGTATTTCCTGTCCTGGGTTATTCTCGGCGGAATATTGACGACCTGGCTGGCGGATGTAGGCATTATTAACCAACTGCTGATGAAGCTGCATCTGATTCAAGAGCCGGTCAGCTTCCTTGCCGAGCCGAAGTATTTCTGGGGCATTGCTGTGACCTCCAGCATTTGGAAGGAGTTGGGATGGTCAGCGATCATCTATCTTGCGGCGATCTCCGGGATTTCACCCGAGCTGTATGAAGCTGCCAAGATCGACGGGGCCGGACGCCTCCAGCGCATCCGGAATATTACGCTTCCTTCCATCGCCGGAACAGTGTCCATTCTGTTCATTCTGACCGTCAGCGGCATACTTAACTCTAATTTTGATCAGATCATGGTCCTTCGTAATTCACTCAATGAAAGTGCGAGTAGTGTCATCGACATTTATATTTACCAGACCGGTCTGCAGAACGCCCGATTCTCTTACTCTACAGCGGTAAGTCTGGTCAAGTCGGTCATTGCGCTTGTACTGCTGCTGATAAGCAACAGCGTCACCAAGCGGATCAACAACACGTCGCTGTTCTAA
- a CDS encoding alpha/beta hydrolase, translating to MRRGLKITRITLLILALLIAAGMVFPTWTPRIQGEYSVSTLQQIEINGTGHEVMIRGADRRNPVVIFVHGGPGCSEIPYVRKYQELLEQNFTIVHYDQRGSGKSYHFGEDYSNLSTDLLVDDLLALTDYVKQEFGQEQVLLIGHSFGTYIGIKAAAKSPERFAAYIGIGQMADLGISERDSWKYAMEQATKAGNTKDVARLEELRRPIESGGQLTPRDLVRKYGGAARLIDDNRDYYTGFLLNPEYNLLDVIRYLKGVSLSQGILLDEGAKKYITSVVDKVDIPVYFVMGQFDYMTSVHAAKEYFTALKAPEKEFVMFEHSAHYPQFEEKERFAQWLNQLEL from the coding sequence ATGCGTAGGGGCCTCAAAATAACCCGAATAACTCTTCTCATCCTTGCCTTGCTGATCGCAGCCGGGATGGTCTTTCCAACATGGACACCGCGAATCCAAGGGGAATATAGCGTAAGTACGTTACAGCAGATTGAGATCAACGGCACGGGTCATGAAGTGATGATCAGGGGGGCAGACCGGCGCAATCCTGTCGTTATTTTCGTGCATGGCGGTCCCGGCTGTTCGGAGATTCCGTATGTGCGCAAATATCAGGAGCTGCTGGAGCAGAACTTTACCATTGTGCACTATGACCAGCGCGGAAGCGGCAAGTCGTATCACTTTGGGGAGGATTATTCGAATTTATCCACGGATCTGCTGGTCGATGATTTGCTGGCCTTAACGGACTACGTGAAGCAGGAATTCGGGCAGGAGCAGGTGCTGCTGATCGGGCATTCTTTTGGCACCTACATCGGGATCAAAGCGGCGGCCAAGTCGCCTGAGCGGTTCGCGGCGTATATCGGAATCGGACAGATGGCCGATCTGGGAATCAGCGAGCGGGATAGCTGGAAGTATGCCATGGAGCAGGCTACGAAAGCTGGTAATACCAAGGATGTTGCGCGGCTAGAAGAGCTTCGGCGTCCAATCGAGAGCGGCGGGCAGCTGACGCCAAGAGATTTGGTGCGCAAATATGGCGGGGCCGCGAGACTGATAGACGATAACCGCGATTACTATACAGGGTTCCTCTTGAACCCGGAGTACAACCTGCTGGATGTGATCCGCTACCTGAAGGGTGTTTCCCTGTCGCAGGGTATTTTGCTGGACGAAGGGGCCAAGAAGTATATTACGAGTGTTGTGGATAAAGTAGACATCCCCGTTTATTTTGTCATGGGGCAATTCGATTATATGACCTCTGTTCACGCGGCAAAAGAATACTTCACCGCACTGAAAGCACCGGAGAAGGAGTTTGTTATGTTCGAGCATTCTGCGCATTACCCTCAGTTCGAGGAGAAGGAGCGGTTTGCGCAGTGGCTGAATCAGCTTGAGTTGTGA
- a CDS encoding extracellular solute-binding protein has translation MVKSAKWLSSLTALALTVGLTACGSGADNKGDAAKSGNDNPAPSSNTQVVNADEPGWKSWAEPITFDWYLNYSWFADKWGVDKTTQYITKKTGVNINFIVPAGNENEKLNTMIASNNLPDFITLDWNSDSIDKMIQGGLVLPLNELAEQYDPYFFKTADPDKLKWYTEKDGNVYGYPNQSSSPSDFKKYGDNFNSVNTFLVRKDIYEAIGKPDMRTPEGFLNALKAAKEKFPEVDGQPLIPFGTQEFTDTGNGSFGTNLMDFLAIPYEQDGKLYDRSTDPEYIRWLKTFREANEQGLIAKDIFIDKRPQMEEKITQGRYFAMMFPRSDLQNQNITRYQQDPNSVYIAVDGPANSKLDQPKLSGPSIAGWTLTLISKNVKDKERAIRFLTYLISEEGNKDLFFGEKGVTYDTIDGKDQFLPEVLDMYNNDRSSFAKTYGASYTFWMMMDPALSLQWAPASVEPAKQPEDWTRGKVVDNSIYANLDPAASSPEGIELGRVNTQWGKTLPKLILAGSEADFDAAWNEFQQYRKEHDLDKIQAFQQAAFEQNAAKLGK, from the coding sequence ATGGTTAAATCGGCTAAATGGCTGTCATCTCTCACAGCATTGGCACTTACTGTTGGCCTGACTGCATGTGGAAGCGGTGCGGATAACAAGGGAGATGCTGCGAAATCCGGCAATGACAATCCGGCACCCTCCAGTAATACGCAGGTAGTTAACGCGGATGAGCCGGGCTGGAAGAGCTGGGCAGAGCCCATTACCTTCGACTGGTATCTTAATTACTCCTGGTTTGCCGACAAATGGGGTGTAGACAAGACAACCCAATACATTACGAAGAAAACCGGCGTGAATATTAACTTCATTGTTCCAGCCGGGAATGAGAATGAGAAGCTGAATACGATGATCGCGTCCAACAATCTGCCTGACTTCATCACGCTGGACTGGAATTCGGACTCGATTGATAAAATGATTCAAGGCGGCCTCGTGCTGCCGTTGAATGAGCTGGCAGAGCAATACGATCCGTATTTCTTCAAGACTGCGGATCCGGACAAGCTGAAGTGGTACACGGAGAAAGACGGGAATGTCTACGGCTATCCGAATCAGTCCAGCTCTCCGTCCGATTTCAAGAAGTACGGCGACAACTTCAATTCTGTGAACACGTTCCTTGTGCGCAAGGATATCTATGAAGCGATCGGCAAGCCGGATATGAGAACACCGGAAGGCTTCTTGAACGCCCTCAAGGCTGCCAAGGAGAAATTCCCGGAGGTGGATGGACAGCCGCTCATTCCGTTTGGTACACAGGAGTTTACAGATACAGGCAATGGTTCGTTCGGAACCAACCTGATGGATTTCCTGGCCATTCCGTATGAACAAGACGGCAAGCTGTATGACCGCTCAACCGATCCGGAGTATATCCGCTGGCTGAAAACATTCCGCGAGGCCAACGAGCAGGGTCTGATTGCCAAGGACATCTTCATTGACAAGCGTCCGCAAATGGAAGAGAAGATCACGCAAGGCCGTTATTTTGCCATGATGTTCCCGCGTTCCGATCTGCAGAACCAGAACATTACCCGGTATCAGCAGGACCCGAATTCCGTATATATTGCTGTTGACGGACCGGCAAATTCCAAGCTGGATCAGCCGAAGCTGAGCGGACCATCCATTGCGGGCTGGACGCTGACCCTAATCTCCAAGAACGTGAAGGACAAGGAGAGAGCGATCCGGTTCTTAACGTATCTCATCAGTGAAGAAGGCAACAAGGATCTCTTCTTTGGCGAGAAGGGCGTTACGTATGATACGATTGACGGGAAAGACCAATTCCTGCCGGAAGTGCTGGATATGTATAACAATGACCGTTCCTCTTTTGCCAAAACCTACGGTGCTTCCTATACATTCTGGATGATGATGGACCCTGCGCTCAGCCTGCAATGGGCTCCTGCTTCGGTGGAACCGGCTAAGCAGCCAGAGGACTGGACCCGCGGCAAAGTGGTTGACAATTCCATCTATGCGAATCTTGATCCGGCGGCCTCTTCTCCGGAAGGGATTGAACTCGGCAGAGTGAACACTCAATGGGGCAAGACGCTGCCCAAGCTGATTCTGGCCGGTTCGGAGGCTGATTTCGATGCCGCGTGGAACGAGTTCCAGCAATACCGCAAGGAACATGATCTGGATAAAATCCAGGCCTTCCAGCAAGCTGCGTTTGAACAGAACGCTGCCAAGCTCGGAAAATAA
- a CDS encoding SDR family NAD(P)-dependent oxidoreductase, producing the protein MRRFIIFGASKGLGEAFVKALPEPGDQVWVVSRTYPDSLKLEDGVQRTWIEADLAKPDAAGRIAEALGGATLDVFIYNVGVWESKGFSDDYDFEQDDPAEIASIININVTSAITCIQKLLPNLKQSEHANIIFIGSTAGLDNNSYTQVSFTASKFGLRGIANAVREHVKPYGIGVTIINPGEIATQIPLEAGVEPVLSAYNGAQIPLQDIVSLVQCVMNLSKASCVKEINVPSMLSSNA; encoded by the coding sequence ATGAGACGGTTTATTATTTTTGGCGCGAGCAAAGGCTTGGGAGAAGCCTTCGTTAAGGCGCTGCCGGAGCCGGGCGATCAGGTCTGGGTGGTCTCCAGAACGTACCCGGACAGCCTGAAGCTGGAGGATGGGGTTCAGCGGACCTGGATTGAGGCTGACCTGGCGAAGCCGGATGCTGCGGGCCGGATTGCCGAGGCATTGGGCGGCGCTACCCTGGACGTATTTATCTATAACGTAGGCGTATGGGAGAGCAAGGGCTTCAGCGATGATTATGATTTTGAACAGGACGATCCGGCTGAGATTGCCAGCATCATTAACATTAATGTGACCTCGGCGATTACATGCATCCAGAAGCTTTTGCCGAATCTGAAGCAGTCTGAGCATGCCAACATCATCTTCATCGGATCAACGGCAGGCCTGGATAATAATAGCTACACCCAGGTGTCGTTTACTGCGTCCAAATTCGGCCTGCGCGGGATTGCCAATGCGGTCAGGGAACATGTGAAACCTTACGGTATCGGTGTGACTATTATCAATCCTGGCGAAATAGCCACCCAAATTCCGCTGGAGGCCGGAGTCGAGCCAGTCTTGTCTGCCTATAACGGCGCGCAGATTCCGCTTCAGGATATCGTATCCCTGGTGCAATGCGTCATGAACCTGTCCAAGGCTTCCTGTGTGAAAGAGATCAACGTTCCGTCGATGCTGAGCTCGAATGCGTAG
- a CDS encoding YafY family protein, giving the protein MPKKDNLLAILWMLNTGAKLTAGQIAERLELNIRTVYRYIDALCASGVPIIADSGHNGGYRLLNHFIKAPLLFELEEKKALLHAAQFAKDAGYPGSEALDHAASKLRMYSSPEQEHTLSRQLPGFEAIQRKVPPAVQPVLAALEQAIAGEYPVEIDYRTGREEQAKRRVIDPYGMVYWNSKWYTVGLCHLKQEIRSFRTDRMLTIQPSPGHFKRPEAFSARDFFLEKLLPDPAGKETLTTVVIEGRAEALDDLCLHWYLGHHLKERTPGQAIFLLEDEAVQHFIPHFLLSYGKSVRILEPQSLKERAAAIAADLAEYYRGE; this is encoded by the coding sequence ATGCCCAAAAAAGACAATCTTCTAGCCATCCTATGGATGCTGAATACCGGCGCTAAGCTGACAGCGGGGCAGATCGCCGAACGGCTGGAGCTTAATATCCGCACCGTGTACCGTTATATCGATGCCCTCTGTGCCAGCGGGGTGCCGATCATCGCCGACTCCGGCCATAACGGCGGGTATCGCCTGCTGAATCATTTCATTAAGGCCCCGCTGCTGTTCGAGCTGGAAGAGAAGAAGGCGCTGCTGCATGCCGCCCAGTTCGCCAAGGATGCCGGATACCCGGGGAGCGAAGCGCTAGACCATGCCGCTTCCAAGCTGAGAATGTACTCCAGCCCGGAGCAGGAGCATACGTTAAGCCGCCAGTTACCCGGATTCGAGGCGATTCAGCGCAAAGTCCCGCCTGCGGTTCAGCCCGTGCTCGCAGCATTGGAGCAGGCGATAGCGGGAGAATATCCGGTGGAGATTGATTACCGCACCGGACGGGAGGAGCAGGCAAAGCGCAGAGTCATTGACCCGTACGGCATGGTGTACTGGAACAGCAAATGGTACACTGTGGGCTTGTGCCACCTGAAGCAGGAGATCCGCAGCTTCCGGACCGACCGGATGCTCACCATCCAGCCGTCCCCGGGACACTTCAAACGCCCCGAAGCCTTCTCGGCCCGCGACTTCTTCCTGGAGAAGCTGCTGCCAGATCCGGCGGGCAAGGAGACGTTAACGACCGTAGTCATCGAAGGCCGGGCCGAGGCCCTGGACGATCTCTGTCTCCATTGGTATCTCGGTCACCATCTCAAGGAGCGAACCCCCGGCCAGGCCATATTTCTACTTGAAGACGAGGCGGTGCAGCACTTCATCCCGCATTTCCTCCTCTCCTACGGAAAGTCCGTCCGAATCCTTGAGCCGCAGAGCCTCAAAGAGCGGGCTGCTGCAATTGCAGCGGATTTGGCGGAGTATTACCGGGGGGAATGA
- a CDS encoding carbohydrate ABC transporter permease, translated as MFRLKRRTGAEMAFDLFNNLLMLLICFVTLYPVWYVLVNSFNEGMDAMLGNIYWWPRVFSLDNYKAVFNNNGIMLAMGVTVAKTVVGTVIHVFFTAMVAYALSRQELIGRKWYMIMGTVTLFFGGGLIPTYLLIRDLGLLDSFWVYILPAAFSFYDLIIFMSFFREIPKGLEEAAEIDGANELRIFLQIIIPISMPVIATIALFHGVYQWNDYFAGVIYINNSDLQPIQTYLYRVVAESSSNQMVSAMAGNIQKSVTSQSVKLATMVVTTVPIIIVYPFLQKYFVKGMMIGSIKG; from the coding sequence ATGTTCCGATTGAAACGAAGAACAGGAGCCGAAATGGCCTTTGATCTGTTCAACAATCTGCTTATGCTGCTTATCTGCTTTGTCACCCTGTATCCCGTATGGTATGTACTGGTCAATTCCTTCAACGAGGGCATGGATGCGATGCTGGGCAATATTTATTGGTGGCCCAGAGTGTTCAGTCTCGACAACTACAAGGCTGTGTTCAACAATAATGGCATTATGCTGGCGATGGGGGTCACCGTGGCCAAGACCGTAGTGGGTACGGTCATTCACGTCTTCTTCACGGCAATGGTTGCTTACGCCTTGTCCCGTCAGGAACTGATCGGGCGCAAATGGTACATGATTATGGGAACGGTCACGCTTTTCTTTGGAGGCGGTCTCATTCCAACCTATCTGCTGATCCGTGATCTGGGACTGCTGGACAGCTTCTGGGTGTATATTCTTCCGGCGGCGTTCAGCTTCTATGATCTGATCATCTTCATGTCCTTTTTCCGGGAGATTCCCAAGGGGCTTGAGGAAGCGGCCGAAATTGACGGTGCGAATGAGCTTCGGATTTTCCTGCAGATTATCATTCCCATATCCATGCCGGTTATTGCTACGATCGCCTTGTTCCACGGCGTGTATCAATGGAATGATTATTTTGCCGGTGTGATCTATATCAACAACTCCGATCTGCAGCCGATCCAGACTTACTTGTACCGGGTCGTGGCGGAATCGAGCTCCAACCAGATGGTTTCTGCGATGGCCGGCAATATACAGAAGTCAGTGACTTCCCAATCGGTCAAGCTGGCGACGATGGTGGTTACAACCGTTCCGATTATCATCGTGTATCCGTTCCTGCAGAAGTATTTCGTCAAGGGAATGATGATTGGTTCGATTAAAGGTTAA